From the genome of Streptomyces sp. S4.7:
CGTGAGCTCCCCCCGACACGACGCGAGGAACTTGGCGTCGTACCCCCCAGTGAGCCTTCGAGCGGAGGGCCAGATCAGATAAGAAGGCCGCCTCCTCAGGCTGAGCGGGCCGGATCGAGATTCTCACTCAGCGCCTCCACGGTGTTGTCGTCATCACCTCATGATCCACCCGCACGGTTTTGGAGAACGGGTAATCCAGGGAACACGTCCGCAGATGTCAGACAGACACTCAAGAGCGAGCGGTCCGGTGCGCCCCGGTCGCCCGTGGCTGGCCCCCGGGCCCGGGAGGGGGGAAGCGGCCCGTCAGCACGGACGCAGAAGGCCACAAGACGGATACCGTCGAGGTCAAGCTGTCCGTTCCGCCCGCGCGGTGACCTGACGGGCACTCCGGAGAAGAAGGGCCCCGTATGAGCAGGCTACTGGAAGCGGTGTGTGCGCTGACCTTGGGCGTCCTCGTTGCGCTCCTCGTATGGGGTGCTGACCGTGGCGCCGTGCGGGTGGCGTGGCGGCGTGTGCGCTGTGGCTGGTGCTGTGGCGCAGGCGTACCGGGCGCGGCCGGCCGGCGTGGCCGCTTGTGGTGCTGCTGTGCGGTGCGGCTGTTGCGCTGGTCGTGGCGGCCAAGGCCGGTTGACCGGCGCAGGCGGGCAGGTGGGGTTTCCCGTTCCTGTTACGGGCGAGGTGGACTCGGTGGCTGCGTCGTGCCTCGGCATGCACTGGGTGAAGGCGTTCAGCGCCCCATCAGCCGTTCACGGCCCTGCTCCCGGAGGAAACGCAGCGCCCACTCCACCCCGTCGCGCCAACCGGCCCCCGCCTGCGGGCTCGGCACCCTCAGCCTCTGTCCCGATCCAGGACTCGTGAACATCAGCGAGCCAGTGGATCATCAACTGCCTCCCTGACTGCTGAACAAATGCAGCCGCTTGAAGGGTTCTGGCTCAACTTCCGTGACGCGTCACTATGCGTAGTCTCTGCGGCTGCCGGTCGTAATTCCCAGGCGGTGGTGGTGACGGGTCCCATACGGTGCCGAAATGTTGACTGTACGAGCGATGACGGAAGCCGACGTTGCAGCCGTATCCGCGATACGAGTGACCGGCTGGAAGGCCGCGTATGCCGGGATTGTCCCTCAATCCCACCTCGATGGGATGACGATCGAAGCAGATACTCAGCAGCGTCGACAGCACTTTAAGAGGTCGAAGGAGCGCACAACCAATCTGGTTGCGGCCGACACCCTTGGCCGAGTTGTGGGTTGGGCTTGCTTCGGTCCCTTTCGCGGCACCGGAACAGGTGCGACTACAGGTGAGCTTTACGCTCTGTACGTTCAGCCTTCACTTATCGGGTCAGGAATCGGTCGCACACTACTCGAAGCCGTGCACGCCCACGCTGTTACCCACAGCTTCGACCTGGTGCTGTTGTGGGTCCTCAACGAAAACACCACGGCGCGTCGCTTCTACGAGCGAGCCGGCTATGTCGCTGACGGTGCAGTACAGGCTGACGACTACGACGGAGTGTCAGTATCCGAAGTTCGTTACCAGCGCTCCCTGTAGAAGGGACATATCGACTGGGTGGGATCGGCCAGGAGTCAGGCAAGCAAGACTCGTTTACGCAGGGGATCGAAACCCGCGCGGCCGAACATCTGCCGTTTGAGCATCTTGATCCGGTTGACGTGTCCTTCGACAACACCGGAGCTCCAGGGCAGGGTGAGTCCGGCGATGACGGCGTCGCGGTCGCGGTCGATGCCGGCCGCGAGGGTGTGAAGGCTGGGCAGGTCGTCGCCGCGGACGGCGTCGAGCCATTGCGGGAGACGGTGGCCTTGGCGCTCGGTGAGCATTTCGGCGAAAGACCGCACGTGGCCGGTGAGGGCTTCGAGTTCAGGGCAGTTGGCCAGGGCTTCTTTCAGCCGGATGTGTTCGGTGTCGGTAAGGGTCTCTGGTCGGCTGAGAATCCACCGGGTGACAGCGCGAGGTGTTGGCGGCTGGGCGGTGACCGGCCGGGGTGAAGTGCGCTTCTTCCTGATGTAGGCGCTGACGATGCCGTAGCTGCCGGTGCAGCCGAGGGGGATGATCTCCTCCCACAGTTTCCAGGCGTTCGTGCAGCCCTCGTCCCAGCGTTTGTCGAGGTAGGGCTTGTACTCGTCAACGGCCGTGGCTCGGTTGTACCGGTACGGGCCGGTGAAGAGGTCTTCCGGTTTCGCAGCGTCCGCCAGGCTCTTGACGGTTCGGTGTGTCATATGGAGCTGACGGCCGATGGAACGGCGACTGTGGCCTGCTTCGAGCATTGCGTGGACGGTGGCGTGTCTGGCCCGGATGCGGTTGGCGAACCGCTCGCTCTTCCACGGCGAGGCCGGGGTCTCCCCCGACAGCACAGGCTCGTCCACCTCCTCCTTCCCGGCTGATTCGGGCAGGAGGACGCGCAGACACTGGCGATGCCGGGCGACAGCACGCTCGGCGGCATCACCGAGGTTGTTCCACAAGTGCCACCGGTCAGCGACCTGGACGGCTTGTGGCGCCCCGGCCCTGGCGCCTTCCGCGAAGAACGGTGCACGATCGCGGCAGACGACCTCGATCCCGGGACGAGCGGCAAGCCATCCGGCCACGCTGGCTGCCTCCCGGTCGGGCAGCAGGTCCACCGGTCGCCGGGTTTCGACGTCGACCAGCACGGTGCCGTACGCATGGCCCTTGCGGGTGGCGTACTCATCGACGCCGACCACCCGAGGAGACGGGATATCCGGCTCGGGCAGGGCGTTGACCAGGCGCAGGACCGTGCTCCGGCTGACAGACACGCCCAGAACCGCGGACAGCCGGGCGCCGGCCCTGCCCGCCAGGGCGAGACCCACCGAAGCGAGCGTCGAGCGCAGCCGCTCGGTGCGCTGGCCGTGCTTGCGGGTCAAGCCGGGTATCTGCTCGACGAAGGTCCGGCGCGGACACGACCTGTTCTGGCACCGGAAGCGCCGGACGCGCAGGCGGAGTACGACTCTTCGCCCGCCGCTCGGGACATCGGCGGGAAACCGCAGGTAGGAGCTGTGCACTCGGGCCGACCACATGCCGCACTGCGGGCAGGAGGCACCCCGCGAAGTGCTGTGCGCGTCAACACGGACTATCGCGATATCGACGTCTACCGACAGCACCGCGACGTCCGCGACCGACGGGAACAACAGCTCCTGCAACCGGAGCACGACTTCTCTCACGGGCGAGACTGTCAGCCCCACCACGACGATCATGATCAATTTTCGGTCTGCTTCTCGCTCCACCCGGCAGCCGCCCACCGTCACTCAGAGTCGCCCTTGCACGGAAGTTGAGCCAGAACCGCTTGAAGTGAACGAAGCCAACGACTCCTACCCGAAGAGACGCAACCTCGGCGTCGGCTTTCGATTCTGATCGAATCGACCCCGAGAGTAAGGGCTGGAAAATAGCGTTCTTCTCGGCATCACACTGCATACATGAAGAGGTGACGCTCAAACCATGCATGAAACCAAGTCTGCGACTCTGCTCACCATCGTCGCCGTCGCGGTGACTCTGATGGGTGCTCCGGCCACCGCCCACGCGGCGCCCCGGAGTGTGGAAACCGCCGTCGCCAGAACCACCGCCAGCTGTCAGATCGGGGACGGGCACACCGATTTCAAGGGCACCAACATCAACATGCGCAATAGCCCTGGCGGTGCGGTCATCGGAGTCGCGAACACAGGAGACTGCGCCTACTACTACAAGTCGGACCCCGGTCCTCTTGTGGTCTGCCCGGATGGCTCGAATACAGCCGCATGGAGCCTGGTTGTCAACAAGCGCACCAAGGTCCTCGGCTATGTCTCGGGGTGAAGTTTTCCCGCGATCTCGGACACGTGATCGTTATGCGGCAAGGGTGTGCTGGTGCCGCTGCCTGGCCTCGGCCGGGGTGAGGTAGCCGAATATCTTGTGTTTGCGCAGACGGCGGCGGTTGTAGAAGGTCTCGATGAAGGAGTAGACCTCGGCGCGGGCAGTGGCCCGGTCGGGCCAGATGCGGGTGCCGATCTCCTCCTTGAGGAGGGCCCAGAAGCTCTCCGCGGCGGTGTTGTCGAAGCATGATCCGGTGCGTCCACAGCTCTGCCGTAGCCCCAACTCCCGTATGTGATGCCGGAATTGGGTTGATGTATATTCGCTGCCGGGATCGCTGTGAACCACGCAGCCGGACTCCGGACCGCCCCGGCCGTGGGCCGTGTTCAGTGCGTCGACGACGAGCTCGGCGCGGTGGTGGCCGGCCATCGCGCAGCCGACGACCTCGCGGGTGGCCAGGTCCAGCCAGCAGGCGAGGTAGAGCCAGCCCTGCGCGGTGGGCAGATAGGTGATGTCGCCGACCAGCCGGGTCCCGGGCCGCTCGGCGTGGAAGTCGCGGTCGATCAGGTCCGGGGCCGGCTTCGCCTTCGCATCCGGTCGGGTCAGGGAACGCCTCTTGCGGCGGGTAGCACCGCGGATGTCGCGCTCGCGCATGACGCGGGCGATGCGCTGGTGGTTCACCCGCCGGCCCAGGCGGCGCAGTTCGGCGTGGATGCGCGGGACGCCGTAGGTGTGGCGGGAGGCGATGTGGAGCACGGTGATCTCGTTGGCGAGCGCTTCGTCGGCAGCCTGCCGGGCACGGCGGGCGGCCTCGCCCTCGCGCCAGGCGTAGTAGGAGGAGCGGGCGACTTTCAGCACCCGGCACAGCAGGGCAATCGGGTAGGTCGCCTTCTCCGCGTGGATCAACTGGCAGAGCTCGCTCACCGGTCGTTTTCCTTCACGAAGAAGGCCGTCGCTTTTTTCAGGATCTCGATCGTCTGCTGCTGTTCACGGACCTCCTTGCGCAGCCGCTTGAGCTCCTCGCGCTCGACGCTGGTCAGTTCACCGGATCCACCCTCGCCCCGATCCGTCTTCGCCCGGCGGTACCAGCCGCGCAGGGACTCCGAACTGATCCCGAGTTCCCGGGCTACGGCGGTGACCGTCTTGCCAGAGGAGTCGACGAGCGCGATCGCGTCCCGCTTGAACTCTTCGGTGTACCGCTTTGTGTACTTGCTTCCCACCTGGTGCTACTTCCTCTGGAACCTCAAGGTCCCAGTCTCCAGGTGTCCACGATCAAGGGGAAGCTTCAATGTCCCAGTCGTCGGTGAACCGGACGTGGATCAGCTCCACGCCGGTCGTGCGGCAGGTGGAGCAGGTGTCGGTGCGGATGCCGCGCAGTACTTCGCCGTACACCTTGGCCATGGAGTGGGTCTCCTTCGCGTCGAGGGTCGGAGCGGTGAAGTCGTGCTGGAGCCAGCCGAGTTGGCTACTTCCAAACTTGTTGCGAAGTCACGTGTCTGAATGGTAACTTTGCAACAAGTTAAAGAGATCAATCTCTGGGAGGTGGGCGGGTGCTGCAGATCCAGATCGGCCCCGAGCGCGAGGCGGGCCCGGACGACATGCTCGAACGGACGACCATTGGCTGGCGGCCCGGCATGAGCGAGGACGAAGCCTGGGAGGCCGGCCGCGGCATCTGGAAGTTCAACGCCGACCGCGCCCTTTCACAGGACGAGGTGCAGATCATCAACACGTCAGGCACCGTCCTCGCCGTCGCGACGATCACCGGCATCTCCAAGCACGGCGACCGCTACGCCCTCCAGGGCGAACTCCTGCGCGGTGACGACCGCGTCGGCCGCGCCACCAAGAGCCCGCACTTGTCCCGCAACCCCGTCACCTACATCTGAAGGGAGCGTCCCCGGTGAGTGACTTCGACGCGATCGACTCGCTCCTCGCTTCCGTCGGCCCGCAGACCGACCTCCCGGACCCCGAGGCCCGCCGTGCCTTGCGCGAGCAGGCTCAGCTGTCCAAGGCGCAGGTGGCCCGTGCTCTTGGGGTGAGCCCGTCCACGGTCAGTGCCTGGGGAAGCCGGCCGGGATCCGGCCGGCGATGTGCGCGTCAAGTACGCCTACCTTCTGGACGGGTTGAGCGCCAAGTTCGCCATCGACATCACGTCTGAAACCGAGCCGGCGGTGGAGTCCGCTGTGGCCGAGCCCGCTTCCTCTGAGTTCGAGGGCGGGGGCGAAGTGGAGGTACTCACCGCGCCGGAGCGGTGTGTGCTGTGCGGGCGTCCGGCTGGGCAGCGGGTGGAGGGCTTCGCCCAGCACCTGGACCCGGCCGGATGCCAGGACAGCACAGCCGAGGTGCTGCCCGCCCCTACCGCCCCGGTCGCCGTCCGGCCTGCCCCGGCCTCGAAGCCGTCGGAGCGTGCCAAGGGCCCGGCCCGCCGGGCATTCCAGGAGCTGTCAGGTCCGGTGGGCTTGATCCGTGCGGCGGTTGAGGGTGCGCTCGCCGAGCACTTGGGCGACGTGGAAGCGGCCACCGCGGCGCTGTTGAAGAAGGCGATCCCGGACACGATGCGTTTGCTGGACGAGACCCGCAAGGGTGCCCGGTACGACGTGATCGCCCATCCCTGGATTCCCGACATCCTGAAGAAGCAGACCTCCCGGGGTGCGGACCAGATCTGGGAGGCGCGCCCCAAGTGGACCCGCGCCGAAATGCCGCCCGGCGTTCATGAGGTGACGGCACTGGACATCAACGGCGCCTATCTGTCTGCCCTCAAGACTCATCTGCCGCTCGGGCAGCTCGAGCACACCACCGGCATGCCGCACGACCGCCGCCGCGCCGGAGTCCACCTGATCACTCCACCCGCCTGGGAGTACGGCGCCGTGCTGCCCAACCCGATCGGCGAGCGCGACGAACCAGGACCCCTATGGGTCACCGAACCCACCCTGCGTCTCCTGATGCGCCTGTCCAGCCCGAAGTACGGGCTGTGCGAGGCGCCGGAAGTCCACGAGTCCTACACATCGGGGGCGACGGAGAACCTGCTGGAGAAGTTCCGCATCACGCTCAAGGACGCCCGTGACACCGCCATCGCCGACGGCGACGCGGTCACCCTGGAGTACGTGAAAGCGATGTACTCGAAGTTCGTCTCCACCATGGGGGAGTCGAACTACAACCGGGAGCTGTACCGACCGGACTGGATGCACATCATCCGCTCCCAGGCCTTCGCCAACCTCTGGATGAAGGCGCTCAAAGCCCACGACGAG
Proteins encoded in this window:
- a CDS encoding GNAT family N-acetyltransferase, whose amino-acid sequence is MTEADVAAVSAIRVTGWKAAYAGIVPQSHLDGMTIEADTQQRRQHFKRSKERTTNLVAADTLGRVVGWACFGPFRGTGTGATTGELYALYVQPSLIGSGIGRTLLEAVHAHAVTHSFDLVLLWVLNENTTARRFYERAGYVADGAVQADDYDGVSVSEVRYQRSL
- a CDS encoding transposase produces the protein MGSKYTKRYTEEFKRDAIALVDSSGKTVTAVARELGISSESLRGWYRRAKTDRGEGGSGELTSVEREELKRLRKEVREQQQTIEILKKATAFFVKENDR
- a CDS encoding IS3 family transposase, producing MSELCQLIHAEKATYPIALLCRVLKVARSSYYAWREGEAARRARQAADEALANEITVLHIASRHTYGVPRIHAELRRLGRRVNHQRIARVMRERDIRGATRRKRRSLTRPDAKAKPAPDLIDRDFHAERPGTRLVGDITYLPTAQGWLYLACWLDLATREVVGCAMAGHHRAELVVDALNTAHGRGGPESGCVVHSDPGSEYTSTQFRHHIRELGLRQSCGRTGSCFDNTAAESFWALLKEEIGTRIWPDRATARAEVYSFIETFYNRRRLRKHKIFGYLTPAEARQRHQHTLAA
- a CDS encoding ISL3 family transposase, whose protein sequence is MIVVVGLTVSPVREVVLRLQELLFPSVADVAVLSVDVDIAIVRVDAHSTSRGASCPQCGMWSARVHSSYLRFPADVPSGGRRVVLRLRVRRFRCQNRSCPRRTFVEQIPGLTRKHGQRTERLRSTLASVGLALAGRAGARLSAVLGVSVSRSTVLRLVNALPEPDIPSPRVVGVDEYATRKGHAYGTVLVDVETRRPVDLLPDREAASVAGWLAARPGIEVVCRDRAPFFAEGARAGAPQAVQVADRWHLWNNLGDAAERAVARHRQCLRVLLPESAGKEEVDEPVLSGETPASPWKSERFANRIRARHATVHAMLEAGHSRRSIGRQLHMTHRTVKSLADAAKPEDLFTGPYRYNRATAVDEYKPYLDKRWDEGCTNAWKLWEEIIPLGCTGSYGIVSAYIRKKRTSPRPVTAQPPTPRAVTRWILSRPETLTDTEHIRLKEALANCPELEALTGHVRSFAEMLTERQGHRLPQWLDAVRGDDLPSLHTLAAGIDRDRDAVIAGLTLPWSSGVVEGHVNRIKMLKRQMFGRAGFDPLRKRVLLA